In Athalia rosae chromosome 6, iyAthRosa1.1, whole genome shotgun sequence, one DNA window encodes the following:
- the LOC105687879 gene encoding uncharacterized protein LOC105687879 isoform X2: protein MNREFYVPCAPYAYPQCSSGSTEGGVISGGGGMDCLPLRPGPFHYLISEQAKSLVALQELQNEVGALLEFRDLVIETFPNLRHKMAASASASSASVMSSTTNIPLPLTSPSSRRIAEWEPGRVRRRIPAREGEPSSSLPRSRSNSHSGGNKHSATVQDSGFSTETSSKDSASTAIPRPASPRPILDEAEDELWNLLDVIHRRGTRLREEVECLQGRLESAAPEELGLSTDVLEAVKKVARPEEARAEEEEKVQILELRREREHLLDKVTELEAETISSRVRAQELQSELEALSVLRNGLEDRLRAEIDSKTEIYAPGAQRIVPLSPPPISSPKSPGNIRSNVSAFASVVSNKSHKNRFRTRTIEKNVLANIAQPIIGSKEGKTDSENYSEAARARLGHLDSVLISPKDVRNVKNVDSKKIEAILNENSTLELQRHLITTTVHNQVLQERLNEADKTSGLLTERLDKSREENDDLRFQLEERNIELEGTRARVRVLERLQHRPPTEMDPGEGDIELPRGSDQGCLEPGSSTESARDHHQEIIPSPRRRPSRIPLPGSKQAAPKPPTHGRNNSRESLKSLTTRQPRDSSRDSLGGKSFSKTRDSSRESLNKSLPRNSSTPIGNGTLSNNNKEAGSKDSLNKSLPRHNNNSGRDSLNKSSSLSRAREPRDSLESSGIGGSPGTPPRRPPAPARRAHSLARPSVVESDTGKHQSINHHPLLPKV, encoded by the exons CAATGTAGCAGTGGATCGACGGAGGGTGGTGTTATAAGCGGAGGCGGTGGTATGGACTGTCTGCCTCTTCGACCTGGACCATTCCATTACCTGATAAGTGAACAGGCAAAGTCTTTGGTGGCCCTACAGGAGCTACAGAATGAAGTCGGCGCCCTTCTCGAGTTCCGGGACCTCGTCATCGAGACGTTCCCAAACCTCAGGCACAAGATGGCCGCCTCGGCGTCCGCGTCTTCGGCGTCCGTGATGTCCTCGACAACCAACATTCCGCTACCCCTTACTAGCCCATCGTCCCGACGTATCGCCGAATGGGAACCGGGCAGAGTCAGACGACGAATACCCGCTAGGGAAGGAGAACCGTCATCGTCGCTACCGAGAAGTCGGAGCAATTCACATAGCGGCGGCAATAAACACAGTGCTACGGTACAGGACTCCGGTTTCAGTACGGAAACTTCTTCTAAGGATAGCGCTTCAACGGCCATACCGAGGCCAGCTAGTCCGCGCCCAATCCTGGACGAAGCGGAGGATGAACTTTGGAATCTTCTTGACGTTATCCACCGGCGAGGGACCCGGCTCAGGGAGGAAGTTGAGTGTCTTCAAGGTAGATTGGAAAGCGCCGCACCGGAGGAACTTGGCTTATCGACTGATGTTCTTGAGGCTGTGAAAAAGGTCGCTAGACCAGAAGAAGCTAGGgctgaagaagaggaaaaagttcAGATCTTAGAACTGAGAAGGGAGAGGGAACATTTACTCGATAAAGTCACCGAACTTGAAGCAGAGACTATATCGAGCCGCGTACGTGCTCAGGAATTGCAATCTGAGTTGGAGGCGTTATCGGTATTGAGAAATGGTCTGGAAGATCGACTCAGAGCTGAGATAGACTCTAAAACGGAAATATACGCTCCCGGCGCTCAGAGAATAGTTCCGCTTAGTCCACCGCCGATATCTTCGCCAAAGTCTCCCGGCAATATCAGAAGCAATGTATCGGCTTTTGCTTCCGTCGTTTCGAACAAATCTCATAAAAATCGATTCAGAACTAGAACTATCGAGAAAAATGTTCTCGCTAATATTGCCCAGCCAATTATCGGCAGTAAAGAGGGAAAAACCGATAGTGAAAATTACTCCGAAGCGGCAAGAGCCAGACTGGGGCATTTAGATTCTGTACTTATTTCCCCAAAGGATGTACGCAACGTGAAGAATGTcgactcgaaaaaaattgaggcgatattaaacgaaaattcaacacTGGAATTACAGCGGCATCTCATCACCACTACCGTCCATAATCAG GTGTTGCAGGAGCGACTGAATGAGGCTGACAAGACTTCGGGATTGCTAACGGAACGTTTGGACAAATCGCGAGAGGAAAACGACGACCTCCGATTTCAG TTGGAGGAAAGAAATATTGAGTTGGAAGGCACGCGAGCTCGAGTGCGAGTTTTGGAGCGCCTCCAGCATCGGCCACCGACAGAAATGGATCCGGGCGAAGGTGACATTGAGTTGCCCCGAGGAAGCGATCAGGGGTGCTTGGAGCCCGGTAGTAGCACTGAATCCGCACGGGATCACCACCAAGAAATAATACCTTCTCCTCGTCGCAGACCAAGTCGAATCCCACTCCCCGGTTCGAAGCAAGCAGCTCCAAAACCACCCACCCACGGTCGTAACAACAGCAGAGAATCGTTAAAATCTCTGACGACGAGACAGCCACGTGATTCTAGCCGGGATAGTCTGGGCGGAAAGTCGTTTTCGAAAACAAGGGACTCGAGTCGCGAATCGCTGAATAAAAGTCTACCAAGAAATTCGTCAACGCCTATCGGAAATGGAACTctgagtaataataataaagaagcTGGTAGCAAAGATTCACTCAATAAATCGTTGCCCAGACATAATAATAACTCGGGAAGAGATTCTTTGAACAAATCATCGTCCCTTTCACGTGCCAGAGAACCAAGAGACTCTTTGGAGTCAAGTGGGATTGGAGGGTCGCCGGGAACTCCTCCACGACGTCCTCCTGCACCTGCACGTCGTGCCCACAGTCTAGCTCGACCCTCCGTCGTTGAATCTGACACAGGAAAG CACCAATCAATCAACCACCATCCACTTCTACCAAAAGTCTGA
- the LOC105687879 gene encoding uncharacterized protein LOC105687879 isoform X1 → MNREFYVPCAPYAYPQCSSGSTEGGVISGGGGMDCLPLRPGPFHYLISEQAKSLVALQELQNEVGALLEFRDLVIETFPNLRHKMAASASASSASVMSSTTNIPLPLTSPSSRRIAEWEPGRVRRRIPAREGEPSSSLPRSRSNSHSGGNKHSATVQDSGFSTETSSKDSASTAIPRPASPRPILDEAEDELWNLLDVIHRRGTRLREEVECLQGRLESAAPEELGLSTDVLEAVKKVARPEEARAEEEEKVQILELRREREHLLDKVTELEAETISSRVRAQELQSELEALSVLRNGLEDRLRAEIDSKTEIYAPGAQRIVPLSPPPISSPKSPGNIRSNVSAFASVVSNKSHKNRFRTRTIEKNVLANIAQPIIGSKEGKTDSENYSEAARARLGHLDSVLISPKDVRNVKNVDSKKIEAILNENSTLELQRHLITTTVHNQVLQERLNEADKTSGLLTERLDKSREENDDLRFQLEERNIELEGTRARVRVLERLQHRPPTEMDPGEGDIELPRGSDQGCLEPGSSTESARDHHQEIIPSPRRRPSRIPLPGSKQAAPKPPTHGRNNSRESLKSLTTRQPRDSSRDSLGGKSFSKTRDSSRESLNKSLPRNSSTPIGNGTLSNNNKEAGSKDSLNKSLPRHNNNSGRDSLNKSSSLSRAREPRDSLESSGIGGSPGTPPRRPPAPARRAHSLARPSVVESDTGKGFTDPPSSWCSTSGSFRHSESSMYPDSLNQETSSVTGSTRIEFILGSPTRRFQTNSAWPPRYFDSIDSAALVAESFSTDEFPLRRGEALAECDSLESHPISSDA, encoded by the exons CAATGTAGCAGTGGATCGACGGAGGGTGGTGTTATAAGCGGAGGCGGTGGTATGGACTGTCTGCCTCTTCGACCTGGACCATTCCATTACCTGATAAGTGAACAGGCAAAGTCTTTGGTGGCCCTACAGGAGCTACAGAATGAAGTCGGCGCCCTTCTCGAGTTCCGGGACCTCGTCATCGAGACGTTCCCAAACCTCAGGCACAAGATGGCCGCCTCGGCGTCCGCGTCTTCGGCGTCCGTGATGTCCTCGACAACCAACATTCCGCTACCCCTTACTAGCCCATCGTCCCGACGTATCGCCGAATGGGAACCGGGCAGAGTCAGACGACGAATACCCGCTAGGGAAGGAGAACCGTCATCGTCGCTACCGAGAAGTCGGAGCAATTCACATAGCGGCGGCAATAAACACAGTGCTACGGTACAGGACTCCGGTTTCAGTACGGAAACTTCTTCTAAGGATAGCGCTTCAACGGCCATACCGAGGCCAGCTAGTCCGCGCCCAATCCTGGACGAAGCGGAGGATGAACTTTGGAATCTTCTTGACGTTATCCACCGGCGAGGGACCCGGCTCAGGGAGGAAGTTGAGTGTCTTCAAGGTAGATTGGAAAGCGCCGCACCGGAGGAACTTGGCTTATCGACTGATGTTCTTGAGGCTGTGAAAAAGGTCGCTAGACCAGAAGAAGCTAGGgctgaagaagaggaaaaagttcAGATCTTAGAACTGAGAAGGGAGAGGGAACATTTACTCGATAAAGTCACCGAACTTGAAGCAGAGACTATATCGAGCCGCGTACGTGCTCAGGAATTGCAATCTGAGTTGGAGGCGTTATCGGTATTGAGAAATGGTCTGGAAGATCGACTCAGAGCTGAGATAGACTCTAAAACGGAAATATACGCTCCCGGCGCTCAGAGAATAGTTCCGCTTAGTCCACCGCCGATATCTTCGCCAAAGTCTCCCGGCAATATCAGAAGCAATGTATCGGCTTTTGCTTCCGTCGTTTCGAACAAATCTCATAAAAATCGATTCAGAACTAGAACTATCGAGAAAAATGTTCTCGCTAATATTGCCCAGCCAATTATCGGCAGTAAAGAGGGAAAAACCGATAGTGAAAATTACTCCGAAGCGGCAAGAGCCAGACTGGGGCATTTAGATTCTGTACTTATTTCCCCAAAGGATGTACGCAACGTGAAGAATGTcgactcgaaaaaaattgaggcgatattaaacgaaaattcaacacTGGAATTACAGCGGCATCTCATCACCACTACCGTCCATAATCAG GTGTTGCAGGAGCGACTGAATGAGGCTGACAAGACTTCGGGATTGCTAACGGAACGTTTGGACAAATCGCGAGAGGAAAACGACGACCTCCGATTTCAG TTGGAGGAAAGAAATATTGAGTTGGAAGGCACGCGAGCTCGAGTGCGAGTTTTGGAGCGCCTCCAGCATCGGCCACCGACAGAAATGGATCCGGGCGAAGGTGACATTGAGTTGCCCCGAGGAAGCGATCAGGGGTGCTTGGAGCCCGGTAGTAGCACTGAATCCGCACGGGATCACCACCAAGAAATAATACCTTCTCCTCGTCGCAGACCAAGTCGAATCCCACTCCCCGGTTCGAAGCAAGCAGCTCCAAAACCACCCACCCACGGTCGTAACAACAGCAGAGAATCGTTAAAATCTCTGACGACGAGACAGCCACGTGATTCTAGCCGGGATAGTCTGGGCGGAAAGTCGTTTTCGAAAACAAGGGACTCGAGTCGCGAATCGCTGAATAAAAGTCTACCAAGAAATTCGTCAACGCCTATCGGAAATGGAACTctgagtaataataataaagaagcTGGTAGCAAAGATTCACTCAATAAATCGTTGCCCAGACATAATAATAACTCGGGAAGAGATTCTTTGAACAAATCATCGTCCCTTTCACGTGCCAGAGAACCAAGAGACTCTTTGGAGTCAAGTGGGATTGGAGGGTCGCCGGGAACTCCTCCACGACGTCCTCCTGCACCTGCACGTCGTGCCCACAGTCTAGCTCGACCCTCCGTCGTTGAATCTGACACAGGAAAG GGGTTCACTGATCCTCCGAGTTCTTGGTGTTCAACAAGTGGCAGCTTTAGACATAGCGAGTCATCGATGTATCCAGATTCCTTAAACCAAGAAACATCATCGGTAACTGGATCTACTCGTATTGAATTCATTTTGGGATCACCAACAAGAcgttttcaaacaaattctGCGTGGCCACCGAGATATTTTGATAGCATTGACTCAGCTGCCCTGGTTGCTGAAAGTTTCTCAACAGATGAGTTTCCTCTGCGACGCGGTGAAGCTCTGGCCGAATGCGACTCTCTCGAGAGTCATCCAATTTCCAGCGACGCTTGA
- the LOC105687867 gene encoding protein AAR2 homolog, with translation MNRPPKMSSTDGVEMDQELAKRLLIEGATLVLLNVPPGTDFGVDMKSWNTGDKFKGVKMIPPGFHYIHYSAANGFDDLAPRVGFIHNFTKSEFLAMTWDAEKEDISTEAPSAETVNRLKQNLASLDQYLGPYPYDIWEQWKGLTTKVDAAVIERCTPVCGYIRSALELENCDDASRPRGGETVQKRTRRSGLSAEDREQQLLPQLKPRPGTELRLTKLPEKNYPDDATPAEVTQHSLDTSYALDAMLNQLKNPIEIIGELQLAFVCFLSGQSLDAFEHWKKLVGLLCGADAAISMRRAIFAEFLNTLEAQVECVPEEMLCDIVASNNFVYHNLRNLFANIEASEKVDGRLKTQAVRLRDRLTKKFFWDFTCLQDEEDDEAPVVVSLD, from the exons ATGAATAG ACCACCAAAAATGAGTAGTACGGACGGTGTAGAGATGGATCAAGAATTAGCAAAGCGTCTATTAATCGAGGGAGCTACGTTGGTGTTGCTGAATGTGCCTCCTGGGACAGATTTTGGAGTGGATATGAAATCTTGGAATACTGGAGACAAATTCAAAGGTGTTAAAATGATCCCTCCAGGTTTTCATTACATTCATTACAG TGCTGCTAATGGATTCGATGACCTTGCACCCCGTGTCGgttttattcataattttacaaaatctGAGTTTTTGGCAATGACCTGGGATGCCGAGAAAGAGGACATTAGTACAGAAG CTCCTTCAGCTGAAACGGTTAATCGTCTAAAGCAGAATCTAGCTAGCCTTGATCAGTATCTTGGGCCATATCCTTATGATATTTGGGAACAGTGGAAGGGATTGACAACGAAAGTTGATGCTGCAGTCATAGAACGATGCACACCAGTTTGTGG GTATATACGTTCGGCACTAGAGCTGGAAAATTGTGACGATGCCTCAAGACCAAGAGGGGGCGAGACTGTCCAGAAACGAACTCGTCGTAGTGGATTATCCGCGGAAGATAGAGAGCAGCAGCTCCTTCCACAATTGAAACCAAGACCAGGAACTGAGCTCAGGTTAACTAAGCtacctgaaaaaaattacccagATGATGCAACACCTGCAGAAGTAACACAACATTCTCTTGATACTAGCTATGCTTTGGACGCCATgttaaatcaattaaaaaa CCCGATCGAAATAATTGGAGAGCTTCAGCTGGCATTCGTCTGCTTTTTATCAGGACAGAGTCTGGATGCATTTGAACATTGGAAAAAGTTGGTTGGCCTGTTGTGTGGCGCAGATGCAGCGATATCAATGAGACGTGCTATTTTCGCGGAGTTCCTGAATACGCTGGAGGCTCAAGTAGAATGCGTGCCTGAAGAAATGTTGTGCGATATCGTAGCTAGTAATAATTTCGTCTATCACAATCTTCGTAATTTATTTGCCAATATTGAAGCCAGTGAAAAAGTTGATGGGCGGCTGAAGACGCAAGCAGTTAGACTGCGTGATAGACtaacaaagaaatttttctgggATTTTACGTGCTTACAGGATGAAGAAGATGACGAAGCACCGGTTGTCGTATCTCTggactga
- the LOC105687878 gene encoding reticulon-4 receptor-like 1, translating into MKLDRRFSILILCVASLAGIADSLCLVRNTATRNVYWYQCFKSDDYLADVKKAPIDIPRLTFTNSKARVVKDGSFSRLSQHLERLAFFHCEVEEIEDDAFYGLTKLDLLAFTRNKLRVIKSAWFRGLVNLKTVSFQDNQIKYVEDDFFSIIPPLEALDISNNEISCLPTSTFGNFKADEFNFRHNPLTWMCQALLMNWLKNTEIRNDFLGSQNMDAPYDLTEMCLGKLPKPRLDEDFLNNCIEKTTQEFLPNIAGDYTVKEACEFLKDKPSPFLNCRQLLM; encoded by the coding sequence ATGAAGCTAGACAGGCGTTTTTCTATTCTAATACTCTGCGTTGCAAGTTTGGCTGGAATTGCTGACAGTTTGTGTTTAGTTAGGAACACTGCAACTCGAAATGTTTACTGGTACCAGTGTTTCAAGTCTGATGATTATTTGGCAGACGTTAAAAAAGCACCGATCGACATACCCAGATTGACTTTTACAAACTCGAAGGCCCGAGTAGTGAAAGATGGGTCATTTTCTCGGCTGAGTCAACATTTGGAAAGGCTCGCATTTTTTCATTGTGAAGTTGAGGAGATCGAGGACGACGCGTTCTACGGATTGACAAAACTTGACTTGCTCGCTTTTACAAGAAACAAATTACGCGTCATAAAAAGCGCTTGGTTCAGAGGACTAGTAAACTTGAAGACAGTATCGTTCCAGgacaatcaaataaaatacgtgGAAgatgatttcttttcaattatccCCCCTCTGGAAGCGCTGGATATCTCAAACAACGAGATATCCTGTTTGCCGACATCTACATTCGGTAATTTTAAGGCAGACGAATTTAATTTCCGACACAATCCTCTGACTTGGATGTGTCAGGCTTTGTTGATGAACTGGTTGAAGAACACCGAAATCCGGAACGACTTCCTAGGATCCCAAAATATGGACGCTCCTTACGATCTGACGGAAATGTGTTTGGGTAAATTACCAAAGCCACGTCTCGACgaggattttttgaataactgCATCGAAAAAACAACGCAAGAATTTTTACCAAACATAGCTGGAGATTACACCGTCAAGGAAGCGTGTGAATTTCTCAAAGACAAACCTTCGCCATTTTTGAATTGTAGGCAATTATTAATGTGA
- the LOC112694958 gene encoding phospholipase A2 inhibitor-like, translated as MRIAKIKVINMNIIVTLAIFGVISYSGLIVESKDLNQRHCVTLGNTTDYVGFYKCYAISNYLESLVPLPSNTSAISFTYSTIPVLRNRSFARFGQSLHTLIFYYVELVEIEDEAFQGIPKIELLFLIGNNLEVIKGKWFDNLPELHALSLAENHIKQIQGDFFTRLNSQEFGLSIANNELTCLPREEFRAKYDSFEEILLHGNHWTPECLAWFDTFWIPKAPLYSTPTAERGSPRSTDYPENEIN; from the coding sequence ATGCGCATcgcaaaaataaaagtgatcaatatgaatataattgtTACCTTAGCCATTTTCGGCGTGATTAGTTATTCGGGACTGATAGTTGAGAGTAAAGATCTGAATCAACGCCATTGTGTAACCCTAGGCAATACGACCGATTACGTTGGTTTCTACAAGTGCTACGCCATCTCCAATTACCTCGAAAGTCTTGTACCGTTGCCTTCAAATACCAGTGCAATATCATTCACTTATTCAACAATTCCAGTTCTCAGGAACCGATCTTTCGCTAGATTTGGACAAAGCTTGCACACCCTTATCTTCTATTACGTAGAGCTCGTAGAAATCGAAGACGAAGCGTTTCAGGGAATTCCCAAAATTGAGCTTCTCTTCCTGATCGGCAATAACTTAGAAGTGATAAAGGGGAAGTGGTTTGACAATCTCCCAGAGCTGCATGCTCTTTCGCTAGCTGAAAATCACATTAAACAGATACAAGGAGATTTTTTCACAAGGCTGAACTCCCAAGAATTCGGCTTGAGCATCGCCAACAACGAGTTGACCTGCCTTCCAAGGGAGGAATTCCGAGCGAAGTATGACTCATTCGAGGAGATACTCCTACACGGAAACCACTGGACACCTGAATGTTTAGCCTGGTTCGACACATTCTGGATTCCGAAAGCCCCTCTATACTCAACGCCCACAGCCGAACGTGGCAGTCCAAGAAGTACAGATTATCCAGAGAATgagataaattga